ACTTTCCTTTTGCTCTTGCGAAAGGATAATGGAATCGCGGGCGGCAAGATATTGTAAAAATAAGATAACATCTGAAATATTCACGGCACCGTCTGCATTGACATCTCCGCCTTTTACATCCAGTCTTACATGAACATCAAATGTGTCGCTTTTTCCGTAATACGAAGCGGAAACCGTACATTTACACTTTTGCGTACTGTCAAAGCCCTGAATAATCGGGTGAATTTTCATTTGCTTATTATCACGTCCCACATATGCCACCGTTTCCATACCATCGGGCGAAAAGTCAGCCCCCAGGCGGTACACTGTTTTATCCGGCATTGACGTAATCTCCAGGGAAGATACATAAAAATGCTCCACAGCCTTTAATTGAGGATATTCATAACCGCCCTGAACATCAATATGCCATTTGTCGGGCGAAAATCCCGTAAACTTTGATAAATCCGTAAGCTCGATCGGACTATTTGTATAACCATCGGCGTAGCAGTACTCCTGCTCCGTTGCATTATCCATGTACCCGCAAATACCGTCACTCACAGCATAGCCATCAGGATAAACGGAAATATCCGGCGAAGCATAGCAACACGACACCTTTCCGTATATCGTCTGCTGTCCGTCACTGCCGTGAGAAACCGTCGCGGTGGTATTTCTACCGACAATTCCTCCGACCAAGCCTACTGCTGCATTGGGGTCTACAGTTGAAACACTTCCGTCAAAATAGCAATCGCTTATTCTTCCTGAGTTCAATCCCGCAATTCCGCCGACAACGGCATTTTGGTTCGTAGCTGTACAAGCCGCCGCAAGTGCACCGGTTACATAGCAGTCACTTACTGTTCCGAAATTCAAACCGCAGATACCACCCAACGACGTAACGCTTGAAGAATTAAGGCTGAAATTCACATCATAAAGTCCGAGGCTTTTTATAATTCCGTTATTGGTTTCCACAAAACCGCAGTATTGGCGTTCCGAGTCGATATTAAGCCCTGCCAAGGTATAACCGTTTCCGTCAAAAGTCTCGGTAAAATCCTCAATGGGCTTAAAACTGTCCAAAGCAGTGCAGTCTATATTATTCGAAAGTTGCGCATTGAACATATAGTAATCACATACGTAATTTTGCAATTCTGCGGCGTCGGATATTTTAACAATATACTTTTCATCACTTATTACCGGGTAATTGAGTACTGAATAATACGTCTTTTCATCAAATATCATAACATCATTGGTATCACGGCAGACATGGGAATCGCTGAATTTATCACTGCGGTAACCCAGGCTGTTATTACCCGCCAAAAGGAACTTGTAATACACTGTTCCGTCATCCGAATCATCCCAGGTGCAGTCAACCGCATACCAGATACCGTCAATATTAACACTGTTCCACATATGAGGCTCGGAGCTTCCGCTTCCGTTATCGGCATCACCCGTTACAATGACACAAGGTATGGAATACTTATCGCATAATATTTTGAATGCTTCGGCATAACCCTCGCAGACAGTTTCGCCTTTTACCAGCATTCCGTACGGCTCGTGGGCATACACGCCTTCAAGAACATATTCCGCGTTATCGCATATATATTTATGTATTTCAAGCAAAACACCGATTGTGTCGTCCGATACAGCATTGAAAGCCTTTGACGCGCTTTGAACAGCATTGTATGCGCCTATCGCATCATCCGAATATCGTTGCTTTACCCTTATACCGATTGACGATTTTATCGTTACCTGACTGCCGTTGGTCTGCAAGGATTCACCAATTGCATAGCTTTGGGCAAAAATCTCGGCATGGTCATATTCAAAAGCATTTACAGCATCACAGTATGCCTGAACCACACGGTCAAATTCCGCCAATGCCTGTTCCTCGGAATTCTGCGTAATGTCAGGTAATTTTATTGAAACATTTTCGGAAACGGGAGAAGCATCCTTGATAATATCATAATACACCTTTGCTTCATCGCTTAACTGATTGTAATAATGCTCATAAACACTCGTTTCGGCGCTCATCAGCTTCGCATCAGGCACAAATTCGGGATAATTAAACACACTGTTATCAAAAGCAACGGCGTATCCCTCTTTACGTGCCGCAACAACGGTAACAAATAACGTGAGTAACAAAACCAATGCACAAATCTTCTTAATCATTAATGTTTCCTCCGTCAAAATAACACAACACTGATAAAAGTGATAAATTATGTATATTGTGTATATATTATATCAATATATTATCTTCTTGTCAATACCCGATTGCAATTAAACCACCGATACATGCATAGGACGATTTTCCGCAATTGCAGATTTCTTTTCAAAAATTTACAAAATATTCATCTATGTGTTTCTCACCCTATTGACAAACGCAGTGTTGTTGTGATATAATGTATGTACCTCTTGTGGGTCTTTTTTTATGGCCTTTAGAGGGAGGTACAAAAATTCGGAAAATAATCAGGAGGTGCCGTATGAGAGTTAAAATTACTTTGGCATGCAGCGAATGCAAGCAAAGAAATTATGACACAATGAAAAACAAGAAGAATGACCCCGACAGACTTGAAATTAACAAGTATTGCCGATTCTGCCGTAAGGAAACTCTTCACAAAGAAACCAAGTAATTCCCTTTATTTACTTTACTAAGAGGAGGTATTATTTTGGCAGAAGAAAAAAATGTTCAGCCTCAGGCTGAAAAGAAACCCGCCGCAGTAAAACCTGCTAAGGAAAAGATCCCCTTCGGCGTTCGCGTCAAGAACTTCTTCAAAAACTACAAAAGTGAGCTTAAGAAGATAGTTTGGTCTTCCAAGGAACAGGTTGTTAAAAATACTTCGGTTGTCGTTGCTCTGGTTGTTGTATCAGGTGTTGTTCTTGTGCTTCTCGACTTAGCATTCAACATGGGTATAACCGCGTTGGGCAAACTTATCTAAAATCCATTTTAAAAGGAAATTGCCATGTTAGAAGATTACGATCCCAGTCCCCGGTGGTACGTTGTACACACCTATGCCGGATATGAAAACCGCGTTGCTGCCAACATCGAAAAAATAGTTGAGAACCGCAACATGGGTCATCTTATTTTCGAGGTCAAGATTCCTACCGAAACAGTGGTTGATCCCGCTGCGGAGGAAGGTGCGAAGGGCGCCGAAAAAGAGGCTCTGCTGTTCCCCAGCTATGTTCTGGTCAAAATGATCATGAATTACGAAACCTGGCATGTAGTGCGTAATACCCGCGGTGCTACGGGCTTTGTCGGCCCCGAGTCCAAGCCGGTCGCTCTTTCCGATGAGGAAGTTAAGCAACTTGGTGTTGACACTACCGTTATCACGCTGAGCTACAAAGTCGGCGATTTGGTTAACATTACCGAGGGTTTTCTTTCAGGTCACACGGCAGTTGTCAAGGAAATCTCGGACGATTTCAAAACCATCAAGGTTGTCGTTCCGATGTCCAACAGAGAAACGCCTGTTGAGCTTTCCTCTTCAAGCGTTAAAAAAATCCAGGAAATATAGCAGTGTTTTCTGCTCGGCCGTTATTATTTGTGCAGTTCTTGCCATGATTGCAGATGTATAACGGTAGCGTGGGAGGGAATAAATTCCCGAAAAATTATTTACCACATTACGGAGGTGTATTAAAATGGCAAAGAAAATTATTGGTTACGTAAAACTCCAGCTTCAGGCAGGAAAAGCCACTCCCGCTCCCCCCGTAGGTCCCGCTCTGGGTCAGTACGGTGTTGCAATTCCTAACTTCACTAAGGAATTCAACGAGCGCACCAAGAACGACATGGGTCTTATCATCCCTGTTGTTATCACCATCTACTCCGACCGCACTTTCTCCTTCATCACCAAGACTCCGCCTGCAGCGGTTCTTATCAAGAAGGCTTGCGGTATCGAAAGCGGTTCAGGCGTCCCCAACAAGACCAAGGTTGCTAAGATAACCAAGGATCAGGTCGCTAAAATCGCTGAACAGAAAATGCCCGACCTTAACGCAGCTAACCTCGAATCCGCTATGAGCATGATCGCCGGTACTGCACGCAGCATGGGCGTTACTGTTGAAGAATAAGGAGGGGTTAAACAATGAAGCAGGGTAAGAAATATACCGAAAGCACTAAAATCGTTGACAGAGCAAAGCTGTACGATGCTGAAGAAGCTGTACAGACCGTTTGTCAGACTGCAAAAGCAAAATTTGATGAAACTATCGAAATACACATCAGACTGGGCGTTGACTCCAGACACGCTGACCAGCAGGTAAGAGGCGCTCTCGTGCTTCCTCACGGTACCGGTAAAACCGTACGTACCCTCGTTTTCGCCAAGGGCGACAACGCTAAGGCTGCTGAAGAGGCAGGTTCCGATTTCGTAGGCGCAGAAGATATGGTCGAAAAGATCCAGAAGGAACAGTGGTTTGATTATGACGTAATCATCGCTACTCCCGATATGATGGGTCTCATCGGTCGTCTCGGTAAAGTCCTCGGTCCTAAAGGCTTGATGCCTAACCCCAAGGCCGGCACCGTTACCCCCGATGTTGCTAAGGCTGTTAAAGAAGCCAAGGCAGGTAAAATCGAGTATCGTCTCGACAAAACCAACATCATCCACTGCCCTATCGGCAAAGCTTCTTTCGGTCCCGAAAAGCTTGCTGAAAACCTTAATGCCATTATGGGCGCTATCGTAAAAGCCAAGCCCGCGTCCTCTAAGGGTCAGTACATCAAGAGCTGCGTAATCGCATCTACAATGGGCCCCGGCATCAAGCTTAACGCACAGAAATTTATGTAATTAAAACATTAACCCGAACCGAGTACATGCTCGGTTCGGGTTAATAATCCACAACCGGATTTCGAGTCGGTCCGTCTGTGACCACTCGTGTAACTCTCCGCATTCCCATTTTTTAAAATATTTACCTCGGGGTGTAGCGCAGTTGGTAGCGCGCTTGCTTTGGGAGCAAGATGCCGCAGGTTCGAATCCTGTCACTCCGATAAAATGATAAAGGCCGATGAGGTGTTTTAGCTTCTCATCGGCTTTTTTATTCTCATTACATGATTGAGTTTTACGTAAAATTAATACTAACGCACATCAGATCAATATCCCATTACAGTGATCCACCTCGTGCTGGATTATTTGTGCCGCAAAGCCGATGTAGCTTTTGATGCGGGTCTGCATTTCCAAGGTCTGATACTTCACCTTGATAGATTTATAGCGTTTACAAGGACGCGGACCGCCGAGAAGCGACAAGCAGCCCTCTTCGGTGTCATACGCACCGTCCTTTTTTATAATTTCCGGATTGAGCATCACCGTGTATGTTGAGGTTCGTCCGCTTTCGTCCAAAAACGCAATAATGCGTTTTTTCACACCTATCATATTAGCCGCCATACCAACGCAGCTTTCCTTGTGCGCCAGTAATGTGTCAAGCAAGTCCTGTGCTGTCTGCAAATCATCTTTCGTGGCGATTTCCGACTTTCCGGCAAGAAAAATCGGGTCGTGCATAAGTTCTTTAACCATTGTTTTTCACCTCACCAATCCGTCAAATACTTAATATGCGTTTTTGTAATTTCACTAAAAATTCATCTGCTTGATTTCGTTCTGTAAAAATAAAAATGCTTTTATCGCTGTACTTACCCAACAGTTCAAATACTTCAGGTCTGTTTTGCAATCGGTATCTTTTTATAAACTCAATAAATTCGCTGTCACTGTCGTCACTCTCAATCCACGGAATATCACTCCGCGGCTTTCCGCGTCTTTTAGTTATACCGTCCAGGCAAATTTCGGTCGGGTAATCCAGAAAAAACACCGTATCGCTCTTACGCAGACGCAGTTCCATTGTGGAGGCATAATTTCCGTCTATTATCCATTGTTCCTTTTCCAGCACATCTGACAGCCGTTCATAAAAAGTATTTTTATCTACCGTTGTTTTATCCGCATTCCAGTACATCATATCCAAATGAAAAAGAGGAATATGGGTAATTCTGTTCAGTTCTCTTGAAAATGTACTCTTGCCGCTTCCCGGGCAACCGACAACAATGATTTTCTTCATACTCTGCACCTGCAATTCATCCTGCAAAACCCATTTATATATTAATATCTATCACCACACGAACGGAACAAGCCTGTATTTCACGCGCTTTTTATAGTCCGTATAGCCTTCAAGCTTTGCCTCCAGCACCTTTTCTTCGTTGATTATTCTGACAACAATTACAGCTATATATGGCAAAAAACAAGCAAATGACCACCATGAACCAAGTGTGAGAGGAATAGAGAAAAACAACCACAGCGTAACTGCGTACATAGGATGCCTGATAATTGAATAAAGCCCGGTATCCGACACTTTCTGGTTCTTCTGTACCTCCACAGACCTTGAAAGCCACGCATTTTCACGCATTACCTCTGCGTAAACCGCATAAGAAACAATCAAAACAACACAAGCCGTTGCAACCAACCATTTCGGTACCTGCGACCATCCGAATCTGAAATCCAGTCCTGCAACAACAAAGCCTGCCGTAAAAAGAAGTGCCGACACAGCTACAACGGCCTTTTGAGTGTTTTCCGTTTCTTTTACATCAAGGCGTTTTTCAAGTAAATTCGGGGCTTTAACATAAAGAACGATGCCAAGAATAAGCATGGGAACAAAAAGCAAGCCGATGAAAATCCACGCGTTCATATATCTGAAAGTGCCTGCGGGCAAAAACAGCAGCATACCCACCGACGCGAGTCCTGCAATATACTTAATAAACGCTTTAATCAAAAGCATTTTTTTGCCCTCCGTATCATTTTAAATAATTTAATAAACTACGTGTTTATATTATACTATATCGCATTGAATTCTGCAAGTTTTTTTACACTGATATATTGCAAAAAATGTAAAACTGTGCTATACTTGAAACAAATAAAAGAACTAAAGAGGTGTTACCATGGATTTCAGACTTGACATAAACCGCGAGGGCGATATCAGAATACTTCAGATTACAGACATGCAGACAATAGACGCATACCAGAGAAGATTTCCCGACAGAATCAAGGGTTGGAGCGTAGAAGCATGGGTGCCTGAAAATAATGAGAAAAACCTTTATTCTCAAATAAGATATGTAGTGGAAAAATCCAATCCGGACCTTATCATCATCACAGGCGATATTATTTACGGAGAATTTGATGACGCAGGCACTTCCTTTGAGGAATTCTGCAACTTCATGGATTCCTTTAAAATCCACTGGGCGCCCGTTTACGGCAACCATGACAACGAAAGTGCAAAGGGCATCGAATGGCAGAACAACAGATTTGCCTCCTCCGAATACTGCTTCTTCAAAAAGGGTGAAACCTTCGGAAACGGCAACTACACCATAGGTATTTACCAAAAGGGTGAACTGCAGAGAGTCCTTATAATGCTGGATAGCCACGGATGCGGCGGAATCGGCGGTGTAAAGGGTGTACACGTAAATGCGGGTCTCAGACCTGAGCAGATGGAGTGGGCTGAGGGTGAAATGAAAAAGATATTTGCCGAAAATCCCGATGTACCTTCGTTTATGTGCTTCCATATTCCTACCGCAGAATTCTGCGAGGCGCTGACCGCAGCAGGCTATCAACCGCAAAAGGATGCTTCCCATACCGAATTCTACTCCTACGAAATCGGAAAGGATGTTCCCGCAAGACCGGGCGAGTTTGGCAAAAAACTGGAGCCCCTTGCTTCAAATGTGCACATAATGCCTTCCATAAAAGCCTGCAACACAGACGGTCTTTTCACAGGGCACGAGCACAAAAACAACTTCAGTGTTGTTTATGACGGCATACGCTTCACTCAGGGACTCAAAACGGGTCTTTATGACTACCACGACAAAGAATGCCTGGGCGGAACGAAAATCACACTCAGCGGACATGATTTCACCGTTGAGCACGTATACTACCCGCTGGAAGAAAAATAATGAAATACACCCAGAATCTTCATACACACTGCACCTATTGCGATGGCAAGAACACTCCGCGTGAAATAGCGGAGTGCGCGCTCAAAAAGGGGTTTGACAGCCTGGGTTTTTCCTGCCACTCTCCTATGTTTTACGCCCCTACCTATACAAAATTCGCACCGGTTCATGAAGATTACAAAAAGGAAATTCTCACGCTGAAGCAAGAATACAAGGACAAACTTGATATTTTTCTCGGGCTTGAATTCGACATATTTTCAAAAGTAGATTTGACCGGCTTTGATTACATAATCGGTGCAGCGCACTATTTTCACATAGGCGATGAATACATAGCTTATGACCGCGACAGTGCAACGGTAAAAAGAGTTATAGACGAATATTTCGGCGGTGACGGATTAAAATACGCCCGCATGTATTATGAGGATATGGCAAGGTTGCCGGAATATGCCCATATTGACATAGTGGGACACTTCGACCTTATAACAAAGCATGTTGAAAACACGGACTTTTTTGATACCGAATCCCCCCTATACCGTTCTTACGCACTTAATGCCCTGCACACTTTGGCAGAAAAAGTAAATATTTTCGAAATCAACACCGGTGCTATCGCGCGTGGATACCGCACTTCGCCCTACCCCCAGCCTTTTATACTCAAGGAACTTAAAAAGCTTGGAATGGGTATAATAATAAGCTCAGACTGTCATGACATGAATTTTCTTGACTGTCATTTTGACAGCGCGTTACAGCTTCTGACAGACTGCGGATTCGGAGAGGTGTATATTCTGACAAAAAGCGGATTTAAATCCGTTCCGCTTTACTAAGAGGAGAATATGAATTACATATCATTAGTAATGGCTGTCTTCGCCGTTATTGCGGCAATTGACAGAATTTTCGGTAACCGCTTGAAGTTGGGCTTGGAATTTGAACGCGGGCTTATGATGCTCGGACCGTTGGCTCTTTCCATGATAGGAATGATTGTTATTTCTCCTCTCATTTCGCACGTGTTACAGCCTTTTCTCGGTTTTATCTCAGAACATGTTCCCGTAGACCCGTCTTCTGTGATTGCCATAATCTTTGCCAACGACATGGGCGGAGCACATCTTTGCGTCGAGATGGCAAATGATGCAAAAATCGGGCTTTTAAATGCAATGGTGGTTTCAGCTATGATGGGAGCTACTGTGTCGTACACCATCCCGGTTTCGCTGGGAATGGTAAAAAAAGAACAGCATCGCGAAATGACCATCGGGCTTTTGTGCGGTATTGTGACAATTCCCATAGGGTGCTTTGCCGGCGGAATTATGCAAGGAATACCATTTATCCCGCTTTTGATTAACCTATTGCCTCTTATAATTGTTTCAGCGTTGATAGCAATAGGTCTTATAAAAATCCCCGATACGTGCGTAAGAATTTTCAACGTGTTCGGTGTTTTCATAAAAATACTCATAACCGCAGGGCTGGCGGCAGGAATTTTTGAAATGCTTACGGGCATAACACTTATACCGTACACTGCACCGATTTCAGAAGGTGCCGACATTGTATTCAACGCAGCAGTAGTCATGACGGGAGCTTTCCCCATGATAAAAATACTTTCTGCCCTGCTTTCAAAACCTCTTTCTTTTCTGGCGAAAAAAGCACATATCAATGAAACATCTGCGACCGGCATCGTATCCTCCATGGCGTCCAGTCTGATAACCTTTGATTTGATAAAGGATATGGACAGAAAAGGCGTTGTACTCAATGCGGCATTTGCCGTATCCGGTGCTTTCACCTTTGCGGGACATCTGGCATTCACTCTGGCATTTGAAGCAAGTTATCTGCCGTGTGTTATAACAAGCAAGCTGATAGCAGGCTTTACAGCAGTGGTTATCGCCTTTCCCGTTTATAAAATAATTTATAAAGACAAAGGCATATAAAAAAGTTCCCGTTAACCCGGGAACTTTTTTATATGTCAATTGTATTTTTGTAGGGTGTGCCGATAAATCCCACTTGTTTGAAATCTTGCATGTTATGACGGATTATGTAATCGATGTATGACACCACCATTTTGGCTGTGAAGATATAGCCCGTCGGAGTCATATGTCCCCCGAGATAGAAATTCTTGCGGAATTCTTCGTCATACACGGGTGCATATTCACGTATATCAAGCACATATGTATTTGAAAAGCATTTTGCCATTTCATACATCAGCTTACGTTGGGCATCACCTTTAGGGCGCCATTCCTCATCCTTTCGGGTGTCGTAAGGGAAGGTCATAAGGAAAAATTTTGCATCCGGCTGAATTTCCTTATAACGCTGAATTATTTTTGCATAGTACCCAGCATATGTAGCACCGTTTTTATTGTAATCCTCAAAGCAGACATCCGACATGGAGCCGATTTCCTGATTCTGACCATAAAGGTCATTGACTCCAAGTGCAATTATATAAGCTTGAGCCGCCTTATCGGAATCCCAGAAGCCTTGGGACCCGGCAAAACTTTCACAGTAAGCCTTGGCGCTCATTCCGCCCTTTGAAAAATTATACACCTTGCATCCTGCCATGCGCGCAATATACTGTCCCCAGGAATAATCGTAAATGTCATGGTATGCCTTCGTTCCGTCCTCACGGGTAGACTCAAATTCACCTGAAGAAAGGCTGTCGCCTACGCAAGCAATGGTGCGAAAAATCCCGCAGTAACCGCCGTCGGTAACTATTCTGTCGAGAGGCTTCTCTCCCGAAACGGGAAGAAATTGAGACATATCCATATATCATTCTCCTTATATCAGTTCTTACGTACCGATTATACATCAAACCGCAAGAAATGTCAATTCTTTTTTGATATCAATTACTCTTACCGCTTGAAAAAAGTAAATCAAAATATAAAATATCGAAGCCAGCTATTGACTTGAACGCCGATTTGCTGTATAATGTATATAATTATATATTCTATTCCAATACTATTTTTCAAAGGGGTATCAATATGTCTGATGCATATATCACACTTGGCGCATCCGCAACAAAAAGCGAAGTACATAAAGCTATAAAAAAGCAAGATAAAGGCGTTTTTCCGGGTGCATTCTGCAAGCTGTGCGAGGACGTGGCAGGCGACAGCAATTATTGCTCCGTCATGCACGCGGACGGCGCAGGTACAAAATCCTCGCTGGCGTATATTTACTATAAAGAAACAGGAGATATGTCCGTATTCGCGGGAATCGCGCAGGATTCCACCGTTATGAATCTGGATGACCTTCTGTGCGTCGGAATTACGGACAACTTCATAATGAGCAATACCATCGGCAGAAACGCTCACCGCATAAGCGGAGATATAATTGCCGCTGTTATAGACGGATATTCTTCTTTTGTTGAGAAAATGAAGGATTTCGGAGTTAATATCACCATGTCCGGCGGTGAAACCGCTGACGTGGGAGACCTTGTTTCCACACTCATTGTAGACTCAACATTCTTTGCACGTGTACCTAAAAACAAGGTTATCGATTGCGCTAACATAAAGCCCGGTAACGTTATTCTGGCACTCGCCTCATCGGGTAAAGCAACATATGAGGATGAATATAACTCGGGTATTTCTTCAAACGGTCTTACAGGTGCAAGACATCTCGTGCTTTCAAGCGTTTACCGTGACAAGTATCCCGAAAGCTTTTCATCAACAATCGAGGCAGGCAAAGCTTACAGCGGAAAATCGCTTCTCACCGACAAGTTGCCCGGAACGGATATTACCGTGGGCAAGGCATTGCTTTCCCCCACCAGAACCTACGCACCCATACTCAAGGAGCTGCTTGACGATAAAGATGCAAAGGTTTCGGGTCTTATCCACTGCACCGGCGGTGCACAGGCCAAATGCAAGAATTTCGGTTCGGGTCTGAGATACGTAAAGGACAATCTTTTTGACACTCCCCCGTTGTTCAGACTCATCGCGGAAAATGCCAACATCGGTGAAAAAGAAATGTACAATGTTTTCAATATGGGACATCGCATGGAAATATACTGCGATGAAGCCACCGCTGACAAGGCTGCCGCAATCGCCGCAAAATACAATGTGGAAGCAAGAAAAATAGGTTATGTAGAAGCTTCACCAAACGGCGAAAACACCGTAATTCTCAAAAAAGACGGCAAAGAATTCGTTTATTGATTAAGGAGAGGTATTATGACAAAACCTCGTATTTTGTGCGTCGGAAGCGCTAACATGGACCTTGTCATGAAGATGGAACGTGTTCCCGAACGCGGAGAAACGCTCATAACAACCCGCGACTATGAATTCGTTCCCGGCGGAAAAGGTGCAAATGCCGCAGTTGCCGCCGCCAGACTCGGTGCGGATACACTGTTTTGCACTCGCGTGGGCGATGATGCAAACGGAAAAGTTCTAAAGGACATGTACGTTAAAGAAGGTATTTCTCCGCGCTTTATAGGTGTTGACAAAAACAACGGCACGGGGCTTGCAGGAATTTTTCTTGAAAGTGACGGAACGAACCGCATCGTGGTCTATCCCGGTGCAAACAATGCACTCAACACTGAAGATCTGGAAGAAGCGTTCATATCTTATCCCGACGCTCTTCTCATGCAGTTTGAAATACCCGAAAGTACCATCATCAGAGCATGCCGTATGGCAGCAGAACGCGGTGTAAAGGTATTTATAGACGCGGGACCCGCAAGAGCAGACTTCCCCCTCAAAGATCTGGGACGTCTTGAAATATTTTCTCCCAACGAGACTGAAACACTGGCGTACACGGGTATATCACCCGACACCATGTCCGCAACCATGCATGCAACAGTCAAGCTTTCGGTAATGGTAAACGCAAAGTACATAGTTCTTAAGCTGGGAAGCCGTGGGGCATATGTTTATGACGGAGTAAATGCGGACATAATACCATCTTACGACGTATGTGCCGTTGATACCACCGCCGCAGGCGATGCATTCACCTCGGCACTTACCTACGAATATCTGAAAACAAACGATATAATACATTCCATAAAATTTGCCAATGCAGTCGGGGCACTGACAGTCACCCGCATGGGCGCTTCCTCTTCCCTGCCCACATACGATGAAGTAATGAATTTTGTTAAAATAAAACAGATACAGTTATAAGGAGAGTTTTATCATGTTGAACGAAGGTAAACTCATTTTTGGAGCATATACCCCTTTTATCTATGATTTTGACACAATCGAACAGCAAGCAAAGGATATGGCTGACGCCGGTATAAACTTTGCAGTACTGGAGCATAAGTTTGATGACTTTACAGCAGAACAGAAAAGAGCGGTTTTTGATATTCTCGGCAAGTACAATATTGACGGTGTATACTTTGACCAGGATATTATGAAGCGCGTTGAAGTACTCGGAAGCGACGCTGCACAGATGTTTGATGCCCCCAAAGCAGAAAACGCTAATTTTTACAAAGACAGCAAAGGCTTCGGC
Above is a genomic segment from Oscillospiraceae bacterium containing:
- the secE gene encoding preprotein translocase subunit SecE; amino-acid sequence: MAEEKNVQPQAEKKPAAVKPAKEKIPFGVRVKNFFKNYKSELKKIVWSSKEQVVKNTSVVVALVVVSGVVLVLLDLAFNMGITALGKLI
- a CDS encoding histidinol-phosphatase HisJ family protein — its product is MKYTQNLHTHCTYCDGKNTPREIAECALKKGFDSLGFSCHSPMFYAPTYTKFAPVHEDYKKEILTLKQEYKDKLDIFLGLEFDIFSKVDLTGFDYIIGAAHYFHIGDEYIAYDRDSATVKRVIDEYFGGDGLKYARMYYEDMARLPEYAHIDIVGHFDLITKHVENTDFFDTESPLYRSYALNALHTLAEKVNIFEINTGAIARGYRTSPYPQPFILKELKKLGMGIIISSDCHDMNFLDCHFDSALQLLTDCGFGEVYILTKSGFKSVPLY
- a CDS encoding adenylate kinase yields the protein MKKIIVVGCPGSGKSTFSRELNRITHIPLFHLDMMYWNADKTTVDKNTFYERLSDVLEKEQWIIDGNYASTMELRLRKSDTVFFLDYPTEICLDGITKRRGKPRSDIPWIESDDSDSEFIEFIKRYRLQNRPEVFELLGKYSDKSIFIFTERNQADEFLVKLQKRILSI
- a CDS encoding SGNH/GDSL hydrolase family protein is translated as MDMSQFLPVSGEKPLDRIVTDGGYCGIFRTIACVGDSLSSGEFESTREDGTKAYHDIYDYSWGQYIARMAGCKVYNFSKGGMSAKAYCESFAGSQGFWDSDKAAQAYIIALGVNDLYGQNQEIGSMSDVCFEDYNKNGATYAGYYAKIIQRYKEIQPDAKFFLMTFPYDTRKDEEWRPKGDAQRKLMYEMAKCFSNTYVLDIREYAPVYDEEFRKNFYLGGHMTPTGYIFTAKMVVSYIDYIIRHNMQDFKQVGFIGTPYKNTIDI
- the nusG gene encoding transcription termination/antitermination factor NusG, with protein sequence MLEDYDPSPRWYVVHTYAGYENRVAANIEKIVENRNMGHLIFEVKIPTETVVDPAAEEGAKGAEKEALLFPSYVLVKMIMNYETWHVVRNTRGATGFVGPESKPVALSDEEVKQLGVDTTVITLSYKVGDLVNITEGFLSGHTAVVKEISDDFKTIKVVVPMSNRETPVELSSSSVKKIQEI
- the rplK gene encoding 50S ribosomal protein L11 is translated as MAKKIIGYVKLQLQAGKATPAPPVGPALGQYGVAIPNFTKEFNERTKNDMGLIIPVVITIYSDRTFSFITKTPPAAVLIKKACGIESGSGVPNKTKVAKITKDQVAKIAEQKMPDLNAANLESAMSMIAGTARSMGVTVEE
- a CDS encoding isoprenylcysteine carboxylmethyltransferase family protein codes for the protein MLLIKAFIKYIAGLASVGMLLFLPAGTFRYMNAWIFIGLLFVPMLILGIVLYVKAPNLLEKRLDVKETENTQKAVVAVSALLFTAGFVVAGLDFRFGWSQVPKWLVATACVVLIVSYAVYAEVMRENAWLSRSVEVQKNQKVSDTGLYSIIRHPMYAVTLWLFFSIPLTLGSWWSFACFLPYIAVIVVRIINEEKVLEAKLEGYTDYKKRVKYRLVPFVW
- the rpmG gene encoding 50S ribosomal protein L33, giving the protein MRVKITLACSECKQRNYDTMKNKKNDPDRLEINKYCRFCRKETLHKETK
- a CDS encoding ethanolamine utilization protein EutH, yielding MNYISLVMAVFAVIAAIDRIFGNRLKLGLEFERGLMMLGPLALSMIGMIVISPLISHVLQPFLGFISEHVPVDPSSVIAIIFANDMGGAHLCVEMANDAKIGLLNAMVVSAMMGATVSYTIPVSLGMVKKEQHREMTIGLLCGIVTIPIGCFAGGIMQGIPFIPLLINLLPLIIVSALIAIGLIKIPDTCVRIFNVFGVFIKILITAGLAAGIFEMLTGITLIPYTAPISEGADIVFNAAVVMTGAFPMIKILSALLSKPLSFLAKKAHINETSATGIVSSMASSLITFDLIKDMDRKGVVLNAAFAVSGAFTFAGHLAFTLAFEASYLPCVITSKLIAGFTAVVIAFPVYKIIYKDKGI
- a CDS encoding peptide deformylase; its protein translation is MVKELMHDPIFLAGKSEIATKDDLQTAQDLLDTLLAHKESCVGMAANMIGVKKRIIAFLDESGRTSTYTVMLNPEIIKKDGAYDTEEGCLSLLGGPRPCKRYKSIKVKYQTLEMQTRIKSYIGFAAQIIQHEVDHCNGILI
- a CDS encoding 50S ribosomal protein L1, translating into MKQGKKYTESTKIVDRAKLYDAEEAVQTVCQTAKAKFDETIEIHIRLGVDSRHADQQVRGALVLPHGTGKTVRTLVFAKGDNAKAAEEAGSDFVGAEDMVEKIQKEQWFDYDVIIATPDMMGLIGRLGKVLGPKGLMPNPKAGTVTPDVAKAVKEAKAGKIEYRLDKTNIIHCPIGKASFGPEKLAENLNAIMGAIVKAKPASSKGQYIKSCVIASTMGPGIKLNAQKFM